The Juglans microcarpa x Juglans regia isolate MS1-56 chromosome 2D, Jm3101_v1.0, whole genome shotgun sequence DNA window ttcaaattaatttatgtCACGTGTATGGTGTGTAgtataaaaacttttaaatagaGTTATTCTAGAGATGCTAccataataacaaaatattataaaagtatctacacaaaagtaaactcacaaactgacgtgacttaatTCATGTAatctatttgattttctttacaataaaattaaatttacaaaatgatatacCACATCAAAGCAcgccaatttataaatttatttttataaaattcttttgcgtttaaaatatttctcaaatattaatttattcaaaatgaTGCTTGTCTGGAGAGCTCGGAATAAGTTTACCATGTAAGACTAGGCGCATGcattgttgaaaacaaaacCATTATGATCCCTCAATAAATGGGTTCAGTTTAACATGtggaatattttaataattggatGAAGTGTAAATGCATGATTTGAATTAAAGACCTTTACtctaatatcatatgaaattatcgCTTGTTTAAAAAGTTCAAGCGAACTAGAATATATAGaatatgagaaattctatttccAATCTCCAAATGAGGATTGCATGTAACATTGCacatagaatatattatttatatccACCAAAGCCATAATCGTAACAAGTGGGTAGATAAAGAATAATAGGCATGAATCATTCCCCTTTAATATCATACTTGCGAAGACTCAAATTCataacagatatatatatatatatatatatatatatatatatatatatatatatatatatatatatgcggcTAAACTAAGTATCCCCTCAGCAATGGTAAAGCGGAACTAGAAAATTGGATTTGGGAGGGgcaaaattataaagttttcTTTCGAGGGACaaactattttttaacaaaatttaaattacaacaaatgagatatttaatcaattattgaaattatgaattattttatatattttttaaatatatttctgaaaggattttttttttttatttggaggaaGAGGGTTTCAAACTCTAGacttctattttaaaaattaaaaattatatcaatcagATCATATATCTTTGACTCGGATTTGAAGAATATAGTTAAAACCTCTCAATAATACTAGGCTGTGCTAaccaaattcacataaaaatggGTAAAAACAAAAGGTCCGGGAGGAGCAGTGTAGTGGATGGATCTGATTCAATGTGAGGCTCAAAAAGAAGCATCTTAAAATAGGAATAAGGAtatcccttttatttttattttttttggtagagCTTAGACACGCAATTGGGCTTTAAAAAAAGTCATAATTCTCTGACCCCAAACCAAAACTAAGGTGGACCCCTGGCCTCATAAATAGGAATAGTAGTGGGGGGAGACCTATTAAGTCAAGTCCACCAAACagacacaaatatatatatatatataattaaaattttttaaaataataataattaatttttgaaaaaaataggaaaCTGGACCTATCCCCCCAcgcccctcccaaaaaaaaaaaaaaaagtccaataccCAAAAGGCAAAAGTTTGGCAGTTGAAGAATTTCCAGATCGTGTTGTTGTGTGATCTAATGCCCCCCCTAAAGGCTGAAACTTTAAACTACcccaaattaaaagaaaaactagtcCCTGTCGGTCCAATTAGCTTCACGGGTTTCTTTGTCCCAAGCCcaatctccctccctctctctcccccgaGCCTGTCTCTGCAAAACCCTAGATCTCTTCCGGTCCCGGAAACCCCCCCAAGCTCGGGCCACGTCCCGTTCGGGCCTcagttctttttgtattttaaggATCTCTCTCGCGGTAAAACACTCTGACCCTAAagcaatttcattttctttgctttttaaattaatttgttataatattttgggatgacctTGTTCTTCGTTCTTCTTTGGATGCTTTTGGTTTTTCACCATTTGAATTCTGGTTTTGGAAATTTCATAGCGTATCGTAGCTTAATTCGTTGGTGTTACGAGCTGGAAGAACTGGGTTTTTGCTGATTCCATGGTGGCGATGATCGGGTTCTTTTTACTGATTCTTGGGTTTTATTTGATCCGggatgaatttttatttttaagccCAGACGATCAAACCCTAGATCTGGACTCCATCAGATTGTAGAAGTATATACCATATTTTAATCCGATCCGTGTGGACTCCATCTGTAGCTTTGATCTTCAGATGGACCTGATCATCTAGGGCAGGTCTAGCTGATGGGGGTCGACTCGTCCGTATTTACTCAGTCGGGTCACGTGTCCTAAGCCCGGCCCATTAGTGAGTCCAGGTTAATCTAGCCATGATTTTAGTGCTGAACGAGCGTTTGTAGTCGGGGACACCAGTGTCAGGCGCTCTAAACGGAAGGAGCACTTATGTTTGTGACATGAATTTGGTTTGCCATAGGCTTTAGCAAGCATAAATGTGGTACATGGTCAGTTTGGATCCTCCCTTCCCTCAATATATTTGACAAATCTGAGTCATCCGTGCATATGGGCCCACATAGGCTCACTGTCCACCACGTTAATACCTTTATATTTTAAGGGAAGTGTAGGAATTTGTATTGAAGGTAGCATGCTTCCTTCTGTCATTGGCTGGTCTGGTATATGCATTAATTTTGgacttaaaattttaaaaacattgcTAAATTTTGGAGTCATCAAAAGTGTGTTGAAGGGGGAGCATATTTTACCCTCTCTTGTGTACGCAAGTGTGCATGCCTTAGAACTTAGGTATGTCAAACTCAGCAAAAGGCTACGAGAGAGCTGGCTTCATTAATGCTTGTGACAGTTAAAAGGCTTAggaaaaattgaagaaactaATTGTGCATGGAATTCCTTTGGTGCCACCCTGTGAAAATTTCCTTTGGAAgctgaaagaagaaaagaaatcaaacaGTTCTCAGTTGCATCCTAGAAAGCTTGTTTTAATCAATTTCGATGGTCCCCTATTTGGTTTGTTTATACTTCTCCTTGGGATCTAATTAGCTTCGTTAACAGTTATGTCTTTTTAATAttggttttttattaaaagaaaatagaatagttatttgagaaatgttttggcCACAAAggaatttcacaaaagtaaactcacaaattgacgtggtttgatatggtacgtcaggttgtaaagttacttttattgtaaagtagatataatgtatcatatgaagctatgtcaatttataaatttgcttttgtgagatctctttgtgactgtagcacttctctagttattttatgaatttaagaAATGGTATAATTTAAGTGCACATGATATATACAGAAGTAATCCTCTAAGGCTATATCATTTAAACATTACAAAAATTACTAGAAAAGGTCAAACTGTAATCTACCCTGCCATCCACTCCTATAAGTTATAACAATCTCAAGGGAAAAGATTATACTTATTTATGCTGGTCCTAACGCCATCAAAAATGTCCCAAGTATTCCCTTCACATGGCACACAATACATGAGACAAAGGGATCGAGCATTGTAGATGTTGTTAATGCAATGCTTTTGCTGGATTGTTTTCCTATATTTGGGGGTGTATAAAGATGGCAGGGGAGTTGATTCCTATATGTTGCACCTGTGGCTGTTTTGATTCATGGACTGGTGCTTTACAATTCTGTATGCATTTGATGGGCACTGTATATTATTAGTTCTAGCTTCTATGTGCCCGGTGCTGATTGGTAAAATGATACGAGTGCCTCATGATTATttgattatgtaaaaaaaaaaaagttatctcaTTATTGTAGGATTTGATGCTTGTTCAGATAATATTATTCCAAAATTGTCATATCTCtaccaaaatttcatttttgttctcAATGATTGATCAGTTTTTTAGCTTTTGATTAATGTTGTAATGGTGTGAGTTTTTGTATGTTAATCTAAAGTCGAAGGTAACCAGATGGCATCTTTAAATTCTTGGTGATTTGACTAATACCTCTGCAATTACATTGCTTTGCTTGTCGAAAATTACAAGCCCATTATCCTAGTGCCTGTCTTCCTGTTTGAGGATTTTGGCATCATAATGAAGACTGAAACTATTCAAGTTGTTTCCGCCTTGTGATATCTTTAGTTTACATCTCTTGAATGAGTTATCTTAAATGCAGTTTTTGTTCTTAAATCCATTTTTCACCATCAATTGTAGCTCTTACATGAAGTTCACTGTCCGTGAAACACTTTGTCTGCTGTGTGCATGGgagttctttctttcttggtaCTTGTTTTCCACTGTTCTTTGGATGGCTGTGATTAATTTGGAGTTCCATATATTGTATCGGCTATCCTTTACTATGCTTTACTATTATTCTCTGAGCAATAGACTCGTATTGATGGTTTCCTCAGTGTTCCATATTAGcttgtttcctttttttaatatttgggCATTATCTTCCTATCCGTTTTTctatccattattattttttggcttCCTGCATAAAAAATATGCTTTTCAAACCCAGCTTGTCTAATTTTGCACCCAATAGTTCTTGTGTATAATTAAGCATTAATACTATCATTATGCCCTAaactaattttgttttaattgcaactaacctttctttaatatttatgtgTAGCTGATcgtagaaattaattttttctatgGCAACCCTTGATGAGGAGAAGTTGGCAAAGCCAGATGCGCACAAGATTGGAAATTCACATGAGCATGCGGTGGAAACCCCTGATGAGGTTGCATTGGGAACCCCAGAAGAGCACACCATGGGAACCTCAAATGAGCACACCATGGAAACCCTGAATGAGAACACCATGGAAACCCCAAATAATCACACAATGGGAACCCCGACTGAGCACACCACGAAAACCCCGAATAATCACAAGAGGGAAACCCCAAATGAGCACACAACAGAAACCATATCTGAGCAAATGGTGGCAACCCCGGATGAGCAAATGGCTGCACCCCGGATGAGCAAATGGTGGCACCCCCGGATGAGCAAATGGTGGCACCCCCGGATGAGCAAACAATGGCACCCCAAGATGAGCAAACGATGGCACCCCAAGATGAGCAAAAGATGGCCCACCAGACGTGCACATGATGGCCCCACCAGATGAGCACGCAATGGCAGTCCCAGATGAGCACGCAATGGAAGTCCCAAATGACCATGCAATGGAAGTCCCAGATGACCATGCAATGGAAGTCACAGATGACCATGCAATGGCAATCTCGGATGTGCACGCTCTGGCAATCTCGGATGAGCACGCTCTGGCAATCTCGGATGAGCAAGCTCTGGCAATCTCGGATGAGCACGCTCTGGCAATCTCAGATGAGCACGCTCTGGCAATCTCAGATGAGCACGCTCTGGCAGATGAGCACGCTTTGGCAATCTCGGATGAGCACGCTTTGGCAATCTCCTATGAGCATTCAGTGCCAACCCCAGATAACAAAAGGATGACTCCAGAAGTGAACCATGAGCTGCCAAATTCAGAAACACAACCTAacaagagaaggaagaaaaagtcCATAGTATGGGAGCACTTCACCATAGAAGCTATTAGTCCTGGATGTAGACGGGCACAATGCAAGCAATGCAAGCAAAGTTTTGCATACAGTACAGGTTCTAAAGTTGCTGGAACCAGCCACCTGAAACGCCACATTGCCAAGGGGACCTGCACAGCACTTCTACGTAGCCAGGGGCAGAATCAGTCAACACCATATACCCCACGTTCAAGGATGGGAGGAACTGGCAGTGCAACTGATGCACCAAAACGACGTTACAGAACTCCTGGCTCACCCTACATTATGTTTGATCAGGATCGTTGCCGCAATGAGATTGCTAGGATGATAATCATGCATGACTACCCCCTTCACATGGTTGAACATCCGGGGTTTATAGCTTTCGTCCAGAATCTTCAGCCCCATTTCAACATGGTGAGTTTCAATACTATCCAAGGGGATTGTGTTGCAACTTACTTGATGGAaaagcaaaacctaataaaGTTTATCGAGGGCATTCCTGGGCGCATTTGCCTTACACTGGATATGTGGACTTCGAGCCAAACAGTAGGTTATGTGTTTATAACTGGACActtcattgatagtgattggaagTTGCACAGGCGGGTTCTCAATGTCATAATGGAACCATATCCTGATTTGGACACTGCCCTTAGTCATGCTGTTGCTGCTTGCCTTTCTGATTGGAGTTTGGAGAGCAAGTTATTTTCTCTAACTTTTAATCAGCCGCTAAGTGAAGCTGCTCTTGAGAATCTTAGGCCTCTTCTTGCCATTAAGAACCCTCTAATCCTCAATGGTCAATTATTAGTTTGTAATTGCATTGCACACACTTTGAGCAGCATGGCAAAAGATGTACTAGGGGCAGGGCAAGGAATAATCAAGAAAATCCGGGATAGTGTTAAGTATGTGAAGACATCAGAAGCCCATGAGGAAAAGTTTCTCGATCTCAAGCAACAGCTTCAAGTTCCCAGTGAAAGGAGTCTATCTCTTGATGATCAGACCCAATGGAATACAACCTATCAAATGCTGGTGGCTGCTTCTGAGTCAAAGGAAGTGTTTTCTTGTTTGGATACTTCTGATCCTGATTACAAGGATGCCCCATCAATGGAAGATTGGAAGCATGTTGAGACTCTCTGTACATACTTGAAACTTCTCTTTGACGCAGCAAACATCCTGACCTTCACAACTAACCCAGCTGCAATTACATTCTTTCACGAATTGTGGAAGATTCACACAGAACTAGCTCGTGCTGTTGCAAGTGAGGATCCCTTCATCAGCAACCTCACTAAAATGATgctagaaaaagttgaaaaatactGGAAAGATAGCAGCCTGGTTTTGGCAATTGCAGTGGTCATGGATCCACGTTTTAAGATGAAGCTTGTGGAGTTCAGTTTCTCAAAAGTCTATGGCGAAGAAGCCCCCACATATATTAACATTGTCAATGATGGAATTCATGAGCTCTTTCATGAATATTTGACACTTCCTTTGCCTCTAACGCCAACTTACGCCGAAGAAGGAAATGGCGGAAGCAATATTAAGATGGAGGATTCCCAGGGAGGAAATCTTCTGTCTGATCATGGACTCACAgattttgatgtttatattaTGGAGACTACAAGCCAACAGATGAAGTCAGAGCTGGATCAGTATTTGGAAGAGTCTTTATTGCCTCGTGTGCAGGAGTTCGATGTGTTAGGCTGGTGGAAGCTAAACAAGATGAAATACCCTACACTTTCAAAGATGGCTCGTGATATTTTGTCTATTCCAGTGTCTACTGCTGGTCCTGACTCTGTATTTGATATAACAGGCAAGGAGATGGATCGATATAGGAGTTCTCTACGACCAGAGACAGTGGAAGCACTTATATGTGCTAAGGATTGGATGCAGTACGGCTCAACAGAAGCTTCAAACGCACTTGTAAGAATGGAATATTAGATTCTAGGTTTAGATTTCTTCTATGATGGTACTTAACTGGGGAGACTCTTCTTACTCAGCTTTTTTCTTCGAACATTTTTGTTTATGATTGTAGTTATTCTGAAGTACTTACTGTCTTTGTAAACTGGTCGATCGGTGAAACCCTTTTTCTGTTGCTATTTAGATTTTTAGATGTCCATTCTATTGTAACATGTCATTTTTTGTAaagttttgcttctttttttcctattgCATATGGTGGATATTTGTTCCGTTCGAGAAATGTTATATCTACAAAGgattttataaaacttaaatttataaattggcgTATTTTGATGAGACATATTCGGATTTACTTTTTAGTAAAATGAACTTTATAAATTTACTCTAATGAGATTCTTTTGTGGATTAAACACTTCTATTTATATACCATGAGCTTCAGATAAGGGCTTTCTTcctgtccaaaaaaaaaaaattgtgcacCATTACTGGCTGTAATTGGTCAAGATTTTTACAGGAGTAGATTGAAGCTATATTGGTAATCCTAACCTAAGCTATCCGAAAACCcagaaagagagaggaggagaTATTCGTAATAATAATCTCCGATTATTATGtctgattattttaataaaaatacacaatGTTAGATTTTGGTCAAAACCTTCAACCCGGACTTTTCCCTCTTCGCCCCAAGCATGATAAAACAGAGGATCCACGTTaagcaaaagaaagaaactttaTTTAGATTTCTTTCCCTCCAACCTTACACTATCTCATCGACCCAAATTACAACGTTTAGAACTTACAGATACAATAGACAAGATGATAGATCCCTCTCCTAACAATCCCCAATTCCACCAACATTTTCCTTCCACCTCCTACCTAACCTAGGACGAATAAATGTTCATAACTCAACCTCCACAACATGAACCTTCTGACCCTCCACAGGCAAGCGATCCAAGCTCAAAGTCACTAACCCCGAATCCGTATTGTACACAAAATCAACCACATTCGAATTCACAGTGCACCTCCTTGGCCTGACCGAAGAATA harbors:
- the LOC121250381 gene encoding zinc finger BED domain-containing protein DAYSLEEPER isoform X2, producing the protein MMAPPDEHAMAVPDEHAMEVTDDHAMAISDVHALAISDEHALAISDEQALAISDEHALAISDEHALAISDEHALADEHALAISDEHALAISYEHSVPTPDNKRMTPEVNHELPNSETQPNKRRKKKSIVWEHFTIEAISPGCRRAQCKQCKQSFAYSTGSKVAGTSHLKRHIAKGTCTALLRSQGQNQSTPYTPRSRMGGTGSATDAPKRRYRTPGSPYIMFDQDRCRNEIARMIIMHDYPLHMVEHPGFIAFVQNLQPHFNMVSFNTIQGDCVATYLMEKQNLIKFIEGIPGRICLTLDMWTSSQTVGYVFITGHFIDSDWKLHRRVLNVIMEPYPDLDTALSHAVAACLSDWSLESKLFSLTFNQPLSEAALENLRPLLAIKNPLILNGQLLVCNCIAHTLSSMAKDVLGAGQGIIKKIRDSVKYVKTSEAHEEKFLDLKQQLQVPSERSLSLDDQTQWNTTYQMLVAASESKEVFSCLDTSDPDYKDAPSMEDWKHVETLCTYLKLLFDAANILTFTTNPAAITFFHELWKIHTELARAVASEDPFISNLTKMMLEKVEKYWKDSSLVLAIAVVMDPRFKMKLVEFSFSKVYGEEAPTYINIVNDGIHELFHEYLTLPLPLTPTYAEEGNGGSNIKMEDSQGGNLLSDHGLTDFDVYIMETTSQQMKSELDQYLEESLLPRVQEFDVLGWWKLNKMKYPTLSKMARDILSIPVSTAGPDSVFDITGKEMDRYRSSLRPETVEALICAKDWMQYGSTEASNALVRMEY
- the LOC121250381 gene encoding zinc finger BED domain-containing protein DAYSLEEPER isoform X1, whose product is MMAPPDEHAMAVPDEHAMEVPNDHAMEVPDDHAMEVTDDHAMAISDVHALAISDEHALAISDEQALAISDEHALAISDEHALAISDEHALADEHALAISDEHALAISYEHSVPTPDNKRMTPEVNHELPNSETQPNKRRKKKSIVWEHFTIEAISPGCRRAQCKQCKQSFAYSTGSKVAGTSHLKRHIAKGTCTALLRSQGQNQSTPYTPRSRMGGTGSATDAPKRRYRTPGSPYIMFDQDRCRNEIARMIIMHDYPLHMVEHPGFIAFVQNLQPHFNMVSFNTIQGDCVATYLMEKQNLIKFIEGIPGRICLTLDMWTSSQTVGYVFITGHFIDSDWKLHRRVLNVIMEPYPDLDTALSHAVAACLSDWSLESKLFSLTFNQPLSEAALENLRPLLAIKNPLILNGQLLVCNCIAHTLSSMAKDVLGAGQGIIKKIRDSVKYVKTSEAHEEKFLDLKQQLQVPSERSLSLDDQTQWNTTYQMLVAASESKEVFSCLDTSDPDYKDAPSMEDWKHVETLCTYLKLLFDAANILTFTTNPAAITFFHELWKIHTELARAVASEDPFISNLTKMMLEKVEKYWKDSSLVLAIAVVMDPRFKMKLVEFSFSKVYGEEAPTYINIVNDGIHELFHEYLTLPLPLTPTYAEEGNGGSNIKMEDSQGGNLLSDHGLTDFDVYIMETTSQQMKSELDQYLEESLLPRVQEFDVLGWWKLNKMKYPTLSKMARDILSIPVSTAGPDSVFDITGKEMDRYRSSLRPETVEALICAKDWMQYGSTEASNALVRMEY
- the LOC121250381 gene encoding zinc finger BED domain-containing protein DAYSLEEPER isoform X3, with the translated sequence MMAPPDEHAMAVPDEHAMEVPNDHAMEVPDDHAMEVTDDHAMAISDVHALAISDEHALAISDEHALAISDEHALAISYEHSVPTPDNKRMTPEVNHELPNSETQPNKRRKKKSIVWEHFTIEAISPGCRRAQCKQCKQSFAYSTGSKVAGTSHLKRHIAKGTCTALLRSQGQNQSTPYTPRSRMGGTGSATDAPKRRYRTPGSPYIMFDQDRCRNEIARMIIMHDYPLHMVEHPGFIAFVQNLQPHFNMVSFNTIQGDCVATYLMEKQNLIKFIEGIPGRICLTLDMWTSSQTVGYVFITGHFIDSDWKLHRRVLNVIMEPYPDLDTALSHAVAACLSDWSLESKLFSLTFNQPLSEAALENLRPLLAIKNPLILNGQLLVCNCIAHTLSSMAKDVLGAGQGIIKKIRDSVKYVKTSEAHEEKFLDLKQQLQVPSERSLSLDDQTQWNTTYQMLVAASESKEVFSCLDTSDPDYKDAPSMEDWKHVETLCTYLKLLFDAANILTFTTNPAAITFFHELWKIHTELARAVASEDPFISNLTKMMLEKVEKYWKDSSLVLAIAVVMDPRFKMKLVEFSFSKVYGEEAPTYINIVNDGIHELFHEYLTLPLPLTPTYAEEGNGGSNIKMEDSQGGNLLSDHGLTDFDVYIMETTSQQMKSELDQYLEESLLPRVQEFDVLGWWKLNKMKYPTLSKMARDILSIPVSTAGPDSVFDITGKEMDRYRSSLRPETVEALICAKDWMQYGSTEASNALVRMEY